A section of the Triticum dicoccoides isolate Atlit2015 ecotype Zavitan chromosome 7A, WEW_v2.0, whole genome shotgun sequence genome encodes:
- the LOC119329849 gene encoding PTI1-like tyrosine-protein kinase At3g15890 — protein MHHRLSRVAHRVLCCGRQASGDDLNDERNGSIRWVFSLRELQSATNRFNYDNKIGEGSLGSVYWGQVWDGSQIAVKKLKNARNGTEMEFASEVESLGRVRHKNLLSLRGYCADGPERILVYDYMPNSSLFAHLHGTHSSECLLDWRRRTFIAIGAARAIAYLHHHETPPIIHGSIKSTNVLLDSDFQAHVGDFGLMKLISDEIDHDKIIGENQRGYHAPEYVMFGKPTTGCDVYSFGIILLELTSGRKPVEKSGSQKMLGVRNWMLPLAKEGRYDEIADSKLNDKYSESELKRVVLIGLACTHREPDKRPTMLEVVSLLKGESKEMLLRLEKEELFRPDSIASSVGTTPEGSTDCILKNDEGLAGA, from the exons ATGCACCACCGGCTCTCGCGGGTCGCCCACAGGGTCCTCTGCTGCGGCAGGCAAGCCTCCGGGGACGATCT GAACGACGAGCGGAATGGATCCATCAGGTGGGTGTTCTCGCTGAGGGAGCTCCAGTCGGCGACAAATAGATTCAATTACGACAACAAGATCGGAGAAGGCTCGCTTGGGAGCGTCTACTGGGGACAAGTTTGGGATGGCTCTCAG ATTGCTGTTAAAAAGTTAAAGAATGCAAGAAATGGGACAGAAATGGAGTTTGCTTCAGAAGTCGAATCTTTGGGAAGAGTAAGGCACAAAAACCTCCTGAGTTTGCGGGGATATTGTGCTGATGGGCCTGAACGCATTCTGGTGTATGACTATATGCCGAACTCAAGTCTTTTTGCACATCTCCACGGAACACACTCTTCGGAGTGCCTTCTTGACTGGCGGCGGAGAACATTTATTGCCATTGGTGCTGCTCGGGCTATTGC GTATCTTCACCACCATGAGACACCTCCGATAATCCATGGAAGCATCAAATCGACCAATGTGTTACTTGATTCGGATTTCCAAGCACACGTCGGTGACTTTGGTCTTATGAAGCTCATCTCAGATGAAATAGATCATGATAAGATTATCGGTGAAAACCAACGAGGCTATCATGCTCCTGAGTACGTCATGTTTGGCAAGCCTACAACAGGTTGTGATGTCTACAGCTTTGGCATAATACTTCTGGAGCTCACTAGTGGGAGAAAGCCAGTAGAAAAATCAGGCTCCCAGAAAATGCTCGGGGTCCGAAACTGGATGCTCCCGCTGGCGAAAGAGGGTAGATACGATGAAATCGCGGACTCAAAACTCAATGATAAGTATTCTGAGTCTGAACTAAAAAGGGTGGTGCTGATTGGACTAGCGTGCACACACAGAGAACCCGATAAGAGACCGACGATGCTTGAGGTAGTGTCCCTGCTGAAAGGTGAATCGAAAGAGATGCTTCTGAGGCTTGAAAAGGAGGAGCTATTTAGGCCAGACTCGATAGCTAGTTCCGTCGGAACGACTCCGGAAGGGAGCACCGACTGCATTCTTAAGAATGATGAAGGGCTGGCTGGGGCTTGA
- the LOC119333169 gene encoding uncharacterized protein LOC119333169 gives MTAKEQEDLEFLWKWRKYLLLLATLVASVTYGAGLNPPGGVWSEDNYAPARHVGAVHPRARAPVSPDAAVYPNRVGDPVLVSTYSRRYNAFFYCNAAAFVSSLVVIMFLLDRRISGNRAGLAVLRIAMLLDLLALMAAFAAGSCRDVVASIYVSALFALVFACVAILVVVERLCKEPPDSGPFSITVENLNLKERRKMLLLLATFATPLTYAAGLAPPGGFWSESVAEHHAGAPLLHDGRYKIRYHAFFYANANSFVASLVIIMLLMSRTLSDRLTRYHALFVCVMVELLGLMAAYAAGSCRRPTTTVYVVSLVGAVLLYIVLVPVFTLEAFRGRRISRITTYVIKLRHTPLASRTTPVHDGQEEKLEQSRSLVLLMATLAATVTYQAGLSPPGGVWPEGHPDHTAGNPVLQDMHPTRYKVFYHCNTAAFVASVVVIIIVQSKELSAAGRFALNTVMILDLFGLMGAYVAGSCRDNTTTIYVSALAVTIFVYIIAKVVAFAVGGRESEPTRWAQRMWGKVVQALLRLSRRQGGEATHSPASESERKRIEEKALERRRKFLLQLAILAATVTYQTGLNPPGGFWPETESNGERSLTAGDPVLLDHYGSRYEVFFYCNATGFMASLAVILILVNQKLYKKSIQSNALHMCIIVGLLGLMGAYAAGSCRLLRTSIYVFALVAAVVAFLVLQILFWVGLLEQLSPSSAPMGAGDEGEGDWRQQERYQLRKSLMLLGILAASVTYQAGLAPPGGTWGDDDTASSPSPSPSLSPPPSAAYLSHAGNPILLDTNPQRYQYTLKERFAPPWAMHSLQTAMVLDLLGLLGAYAAGSCRDWETSAYVIALVAAVVAFITIYILLSFDEVRGTAEELAVWKYFSGKKEKVLNCLGASNDDDDDDQSAATCC, from the exons ATGACGGCGAAGGAACAAGAAGACCTGGAGTTCCTGTGGAAGTGGCGCAAGTACCTGCTGCTGCTGGCCACACTGGTCGCCAGCGTCACCTACGGCGCCGGCCTCAACCCGCCGGGCGGCGTGTGGTCCGAGGACAACTACGCCCCAGCGCGCCACGTCGGCGCCGTCCACCCGCGGGCGCGAGCGCCGGTGTCCCCGGATGCGGCGGTCTACCCGAACCGCGTCGGCGACCCGGTGCTCGTGTCCACCTACTCGCGCAGGTACAATGCCTTCTTCTACTGCAACGCCGCCGCCTTCGTCTCGTCCCTGGTCGTCATCATGTTCCTGCTGGACCGCCGCATCAGCGGCAACCGAGCCGGCCTAGCCGTGCTCCGCATCGCCATGCTGCTCGACCTGCTTGCCCTCATGGCCGCCTtcgccgcggggagctgccgtgacGTGGTCGCCTCCATCTACGTCTCCGCGctcttcgccctcgtcttcgcctGCGTCGCCATCCTCGTGGTCGTGGAGAGACTCTGCAAGGAGCCGCCGGACTCCGGACCTTTCTCGATCACGGTAGAGAACCTTAACCTCAAAGAGCGGCGCAAGATGCTGCTGCTGCTCGCCACCTTCGCGACGCCGCTGACGTACGCCGCGGGCCTGGCGCCTCCGGGAGGCTTCTGGAGCGAGAGCGTGGCCGAGCACCACGCCGGCGCGCCGCTGCTGCACGACGGGCGCTACAAGATCCGCTACCACGCATTCTTCTACGCCAACGCCAACTCCTTCGTCGCCTCCCTCGTCATCATCATGCTGCTCATGAGCAGGACGCTGAGCGACCGCCTCACCCGGTACCACGCGCTGTTTGTGTGCGTCATGGTGGAGCTGCTGGGCCTCATGGCCGCCTACGCCGCCGGGAGCTGCAGGCGGCCCACCACGACTGTGTACGTCGTGTCCCTCGTCGGCGCCGTGCTCCTCTACATTGTGCTGGTGCCGGTGTTCACCTTGGAAGCATTCAGGGGACGGCGGATATCTCGGATCACCACGTACGTAATCAAGCTCAGACACACTCCGCTAGCTTC GAGGACAACCCCCGTCCATGATGGGCAGGAAGAGAAGCTGGAGCAGTCGCGGTCGCTGGTTCTGCTGATGGCCACGTTGGCGGCGACGGTGACCTACCAGGCAGGGCTGAGCCCGCCGGGCGGCGTCTGGCCGGAAGGGCATCCGGATCACACCGCGGGGAACCCGGTTCTCCAGGACATGCACCCCACGAGGTACAAGGTGTTCTACCACTGCAACACGGCGGCGTTCGTGGCGTCGgtggtcgtcatcatcatcgtccagAGCAAGGAGCTGAGCGCCGCCGGGCGCTTCGCGCTCAACACGGTCATGATACTGGACCTGTTCGGCCTTATGGGCGCCTACGTCGCCGGGAGCTGCCGGGATAACACCACCACCATCTACGTGTCCGCCCTGGCCGTCACCATCTTTGTCTACATCATCGCCAAAGTCGTGGCGTTCGCGGTTGGAGGCCGGGAGAGCGAGCCCACACGGTGGGCGCAAAGAATGTGGGGTAAGGTTGTACAAGCGTTGCTCCGCCTGTCGCGGCGGCAAGGAGGAGAAGCAACTCATTCTCCGGCCTCCGAGTCCGAGAGGAAGCGTATTGAAGAAAAAGCGCTCGAGAGGAGGCGTAAGTTCTTGCTGCAGCTCGCCATCCTCGCCGCCACCGTCACCTACCAGACCGGACTGAACCCTCCCGGCGGGTTCTGGCCAGAGACAGAGAGCAACGGCGAAAGATCGCTAACCGCCGGCGACCCGGTTCTCCTCGACCACTACGGGAGCAGGTATGAGGTGTTCTTCTACTGCAACGCCACGGGCTTCATGGCGTCCCTCGCCGTCATTCTCATCCTGGTGAACCAGAAACTATACAAGAAGAGCATCCAGAGCAACGCTCTTCACATGTGCATCATCGTTGGGCTGCTCGGCCTCATGGGTGCCTACGCTGCCGGTAGCTGCCGGCTGCTGCGCACCTCAATCTATGTCTTCGCGCTCGTGGCCGCGGTGGTCGCGTTCCTCGTCCTGCAGATCCTCTTCTGGGTT GGGCTGCTCGAGCAGCTGTCGCCGTCGTCGGCACCGATGGGGGCGGGCGACGAGGGCGAAGGCGACTGGCGTCAACAAGAACGATACCAACTGCGCAAGTCCCTGATGCTGCTCGGCATCCTCGCGGCGAGCGTGACCTACCAGGCGGGTCTCGCGCCTCCCGGCGGCACGTGGGGCGACGATGATACGGCGtcctccccgtcgccgtcgccgtcgctttCACCACCGCCGTCGGCTGCATACCTGTCCCATGCCGGCAACCCGATCCTACTCGACACCAACCCGCAACGGTACCAG TACACCCTCAAGGAGCGCTTCGCCCCGCCGTGGGCGATGCATAGCCTGCAGACCGCCATGGTGCTGGACCTGCTCGGCCTGCTGGGCGCCTACGCCGCCGGCAGCTGCAGGGACTGGGAGACGTCCGCGTACGTCATCGCGCTCGTGGCCGCGGTGGTCGCCTTCATCACGATCTACATCCTGCTGTCATTTGACGAAGTGCGAGGGACGGCCGAGGAGCTCGCGGTGTGGAAGTACTTTTCTGGAAAGAAGGAAAAGGTGCTGAATTGCTTGGGAGCaagcaatgatgatgatgatgatgatcaatcAGCCGCAACC TGCTGCTAA